The following proteins are co-located in the Microcystis wesenbergii NRERC-220 genome:
- a CDS encoding tubulin-like doman-containing protein, whose product MANTSQTRAIKRTIIIGLGGTGRDVLMRIRRFIIDKYGKLSNLPVVSFVHIDTDKNAFNGSGLPTGNSYHGEEILLSAAERVFINMNAQDVNNLTYELEHQTLFESPFSHIESWLDPRLKKQITAIENGAGGIRPVGRLAFFHNYQKIQEAIEAAERRTSGHESFMFSGKVNGQSFNVQGGLNVFVVGSLCGGTGSGIFLDVAYTLRHILQQTAEYTSFGYLVISPKLYGDGAIMRANTYAALKELDHYTNESNSFQVCYDKQNFVHIDEKRSPFDFAYLVSNRTAGDYQINNKGKLCNVIAYKIFLDFADELSLPIKRNRDNYKDPMIRKDNHPFQMCQGYISFGLARIYFTRDRIVQIGLNRFSLKLIKFWLEGYGQSPSGQELLSKFLANWSTQSNKDYFTARLEEATLENNKTFSKTLTAWKNSLEEEISNSQDLENLPQTVKQSLEKEFRKVQGGETDSSRGIWLTLTQQTQPKLIEKFKSDIDQFLEILLNPDSLEFSLENSLSFLVALQVQINTYKGNLEELSQDNKGFHSSEKIDNIWRNLKQTLEDINGKKSVFKMFNKNANSERIKAELRDYVQSGQKLIQHNFNFSINGESRKIVEAILKHISSRMLQIQQLKETLYQLITEYDKYEQELMQLNLDEMTGEGIFPEENIDNCIPDSNSRTQYISVSQKVTNNLGYNASLFSLFSQSFVIDNETLKDTLTATIEKQFQSVSTNKIDAVIKRFMGQYRPHDFPERLAQILREADLMLPINVNDAYYRLHTDKALLIGTKDDNSPTMQRFMKTLESDLNINRGTSFESIQTDEEILITYEFGGFPLRIITDLSGLQKIYQDQKRISILHNDYRIDFADIIPPPAKLIEELEFIFYPAIALGLLEYDEEDDTYQLVIEGDLFNNKSIIDISGNWRLALEQFASRKDMINALQVLLNHAKNEILANPPLLFTNEGDYFQNVSYFVNNVKNLPSYHPNYRYKDKVAGQDGNHIQEAKEGIITRFVNQLKMELEKRAAEQKKLDKQQQKQQTLLGTNNNSSQPSLPAEVSTTDEWSN is encoded by the coding sequence ATGGCTAACACCAGTCAAACCCGCGCTATCAAACGGACAATTATCATCGGATTAGGTGGTACTGGTCGAGATGTGTTGATGAGAATTCGTCGCTTTATTATTGATAAGTATGGGAAGTTATCTAACCTACCCGTTGTCAGTTTTGTTCATATTGACACAGATAAAAATGCTTTTAATGGTTCGGGTTTACCCACCGGAAATAGCTATCACGGGGAAGAAATTCTTCTATCAGCTGCTGAAAGAGTATTTATTAATATGAATGCTCAGGATGTTAACAATCTCACCTATGAACTTGAACACCAAACCCTTTTTGAAAGTCCCTTTTCCCATATTGAAAGCTGGTTAGACCCAAGACTAAAAAAACAAATAACTGCCATTGAAAATGGTGCGGGGGGTATTCGTCCCGTCGGTCGTTTAGCTTTCTTCCATAACTATCAAAAAATTCAGGAAGCAATTGAAGCAGCGGAAAGACGAACTTCTGGTCATGAATCCTTTATGTTTAGCGGTAAAGTTAACGGTCAAAGTTTTAATGTCCAAGGGGGGTTAAATGTCTTTGTTGTCGGTTCTTTGTGTGGGGGAACTGGTAGCGGTATTTTCCTCGATGTGGCCTACACTTTGCGTCATATTTTACAACAAACCGCCGAATATACATCCTTTGGTTATTTGGTAATTAGTCCTAAACTTTATGGTGATGGGGCAATTATGAGAGCTAATACCTATGCAGCTTTGAAAGAGTTAGATCATTATACCAATGAAAGTAATTCCTTTCAAGTCTGTTATGATAAACAAAATTTCGTCCACATCGATGAAAAACGTTCTCCTTTTGATTTTGCCTACTTAGTTTCTAATCGCACTGCGGGAGATTACCAGATTAATAATAAAGGTAAATTATGTAATGTCATTGCTTACAAGATTTTCTTGGATTTTGCCGATGAGTTATCTCTCCCCATCAAAAGAAATCGGGATAACTATAAAGACCCGATGATTCGTAAAGATAATCATCCTTTTCAGATGTGTCAAGGTTATATCTCCTTTGGACTAGCGAGGATTTATTTTACTCGCGACCGAATTGTGCAGATTGGTCTCAATCGTTTTAGTCTCAAATTAATTAAATTTTGGTTAGAGGGATATGGTCAAAGTCCCAGTGGACAAGAGTTATTAAGTAAGTTCCTAGCTAATTGGAGTACCCAAAGTAATAAGGATTATTTTACTGCCAGATTGGAAGAGGCAACCCTAGAGAATAATAAAACTTTTTCTAAGACTTTAACCGCTTGGAAAAATTCCCTAGAGGAAGAAATATCCAATAGTCAAGATTTGGAGAATTTACCCCAAACCGTCAAGCAATCCCTAGAAAAAGAGTTTCGCAAAGTACAAGGAGGAGAAACAGATAGCAGTCGCGGAATCTGGTTAACTCTGACCCAACAAACTCAACCTAAATTAATCGAAAAATTTAAGTCAGATATTGACCAATTTTTGGAGATTCTTCTTAATCCTGATAGCTTAGAATTTTCTTTGGAAAATAGCCTATCTTTTTTGGTCGCTTTACAAGTACAGATTAATACCTACAAGGGGAATCTAGAGGAATTATCTCAGGATAATAAAGGGTTTCATTCCTCGGAAAAAATTGATAACATTTGGCGAAATCTCAAACAAACTCTCGAAGATATAAACGGGAAAAAGTCTGTCTTCAAGATGTTCAATAAAAATGCCAATAGTGAGAGAATCAAGGCCGAGTTAAGAGACTACGTTCAAAGCGGACAAAAATTAATTCAGCATAACTTTAATTTCAGCATCAATGGGGAATCCAGAAAGATTGTTGAAGCGATTCTCAAGCATATTTCCAGTCGAATGCTGCAGATACAACAACTGAAAGAAACCCTATATCAGCTAATCACAGAATACGATAAATACGAACAGGAGTTAATGCAGTTAAATCTCGACGAGATGACTGGGGAAGGTATTTTCCCAGAGGAGAATATTGATAACTGTATCCCTGACAGTAACTCCCGAACTCAATACATTTCCGTTAGCCAAAAAGTCACCAATAATTTAGGCTATAATGCTTCACTATTCAGTTTATTTAGCCAATCTTTTGTTATTGATAATGAAACTCTCAAAGATACCCTAACAGCAACAATCGAGAAACAGTTTCAATCAGTAAGCACTAATAAAATTGATGCAGTAATTAAGCGATTTATGGGTCAATATAGACCACATGATTTTCCTGAACGCTTGGCGCAAATTCTGCGAGAAGCTGATTTAATGTTACCCATAAATGTTAATGATGCTTACTATCGTTTGCATACAGATAAAGCATTACTAATTGGGACTAAGGATGATAATTCACCCACCATGCAAAGATTTATGAAGACTCTCGAATCTGATTTAAATATTAATCGGGGGACTTCTTTTGAATCAATTCAAACCGACGAAGAAATCCTAATTACCTACGAGTTTGGTGGGTTTCCCCTAAGAATCATTACTGATTTATCTGGGTTACAAAAAATCTATCAAGACCAAAAGAGAATCAGCATTTTACACAATGATTACAGGATAGATTTTGCTGATATTATCCCACCACCTGCCAAATTAATTGAGGAATTAGAGTTTATTTTCTATCCCGCAATTGCTCTCGGTTTACTAGAATACGATGAGGAAGATGATACTTATCAATTAGTCATTGAAGGCGATTTATTTAACAATAAGTCCATCATTGACATTAGCGGTAATTGGCGACTTGCTTTAGAACAATTTGCTTCTCGGAAGGACATGATTAATGCTTTGCAGGTACTGCTTAATCACGCAAAAAATGAGATTTTGGCTAATCCTCCTCTATTATTTACTAACGAGGGTGATTATTTCCAGAACGTCAGCTATTTTGTCAACAATGTCAAAAATTTACCCTCCTATCACCCTAATTATCGCTACAAAGATAAGGTAGCTGGACAAGATGGAAATCATATACAGGAGGCAAAAGAAGGAATTATCACCCGTTTTGTTAATCAACTGAAAATGGAACTAGAAAAACGTGCTGCTGAACAGAAAAAACTCGACAAACAACAGCAAAAGCAACAAACTTTACTGGGAACAAACAATAACAGTAGTCAACCCAGTTTACCCGCAGAGGTTAGCACTACTGATGAATGGTCAAATTAA
- a CDS encoding methyl-accepting chemotaxis protein produces the protein MALLNLFPPYLILLTLVLVIFPTVLAVGIRIALYKHLQKSTAKVKRLIRGKSRGVQPKIVSNLENRFKIASNQLDDVNTAALVDSLYHAEKFTFMSKSLRCEKWDYFVRVLPNLLLAFGLLGTFLGITLNLTGISTLIDINNVDVQSLGEKLKTPLESMGIAFITSLIGLACSSLLTVINLIFNTNLAKVNLISSLEDYLDNTVKGNSRLDKAVNRMVEKQETFLNNFHTEVTRVLESSLREVAKEIAERNQETAKLVTQVCERLTETAGTLSTGATTFQRSAFELNEQVPIITQANREFTQSSQELKNSVLLFKQASELIEKSNFSGNIESFTASLAETQGRFSQSTAILEQNIGEIISSNKRANDLAEQVYLNIQESSQKLQNSALGFLEASEKIESSQFADKLVQATADLMTAHQQFANSTTDLNQSTQSLASLTQDFQRSMTTMVELGIKITDLNQKSETILEQNQQRLVTEQEKLSNIQGELVKLIETVKTYQDSFNSESKQLGNQLINSLDERLSQTSDKILTASHGIERSSNNLDVTNANLSQLIDTVTEQLTQVSETILEQNQQRLVTEQEKLSNIQGELVKLIETVKTYQDSFNSESKQLGNQLINSLDERLSQTSDKILTASHGIERSSNNPEVTNANLSQLIDTVTEQVTQVKESLQSDLNQSTQSLASLTQDFQRSMTTMVELGIKITDLNQKSETILEQNQQRLVTEQEKLSNIQGELVKLIETVKTYQDSFNSESKQLGNQLINSLDERLSQTSDKILTASHGIERSSNNLDVTNANLSQLIDTVTEQLTQVSETILEQNQQRLVTEQEKLSNIQGELVKLIETVKTYQDSFNSESKQLGNQLINSLDERLSQTSDKILTASHGIERSSNNPEVTNANLSQLIDTVTEQLTQVKESLQSELNLLSNNLRTVVDDKLTKNSEQLKAVSQSIEKTANQFGSLKSDFSQVINSVNTNTSQLTANLESLRDKLEKVIAKENKSNQKMIEHIYGEIQKCLAELEKINDMRSDFSNLKDEIEELFETIPNPAQKNVQDDIYKLNKKLEELKKLFETIPNPTKKDVQSDFSNLKDKIEKLCETIPNPPQKDVLDDINTLFE, from the coding sequence ATGGCATTACTTAACCTTTTTCCCCCCTATCTGATTCTTTTAACTCTAGTCTTGGTTATTTTTCCCACCGTCTTAGCTGTGGGAATCCGGATTGCTCTCTATAAACATCTCCAAAAGTCAACCGCAAAAGTCAAGCGTTTAATTCGGGGGAAAAGTCGCGGTGTTCAACCAAAAATTGTCTCCAATCTAGAGAATAGATTTAAGATAGCCAGTAATCAACTAGATGATGTTAATACCGCAGCTTTGGTGGATAGTTTATACCATGCGGAAAAATTTACTTTCATGTCTAAATCTCTCAGATGCGAGAAATGGGATTATTTTGTGAGAGTGTTACCCAATCTCCTCCTCGCTTTTGGTTTATTGGGAACTTTCCTCGGAATTACCCTCAATCTGACGGGAATCAGCACACTTATCGATATTAATAATGTCGATGTGCAAAGTTTAGGAGAAAAGCTCAAAACTCCCCTAGAAAGTATGGGGATTGCTTTTATCACTAGCTTAATTGGTTTAGCTTGTAGTTCTTTACTGACTGTGATTAACTTAATCTTTAACACCAACCTTGCTAAAGTAAATCTAATTAGCTCCCTAGAAGACTATTTAGATAACACTGTAAAAGGGAATAGTCGCTTGGATAAAGCGGTTAATCGCATGGTGGAGAAACAGGAAACATTTCTAAATAACTTTCATACTGAGGTGACGAGAGTATTAGAATCTTCTTTAAGAGAAGTTGCTAAAGAAATTGCCGAACGTAATCAGGAAACCGCTAAGTTAGTCACCCAGGTTTGTGAAAGATTAACTGAAACTGCGGGAACTTTATCTACCGGTGCGACGACTTTTCAGCGTTCAGCTTTTGAACTTAACGAGCAAGTACCAATTATCACGCAAGCAAACCGAGAGTTTACACAATCCTCTCAGGAACTAAAAAATAGTGTACTGCTTTTTAAACAAGCGTCAGAGTTAATTGAAAAAAGTAACTTCTCTGGTAATATCGAAAGTTTTACCGCTAGTTTAGCAGAAACCCAAGGGAGATTCTCTCAATCCACTGCAATACTAGAGCAGAATATCGGGGAGATTATCAGCAGTAATAAAAGAGCTAACGATTTAGCAGAACAAGTGTATTTAAATATCCAAGAATCTTCTCAAAAATTACAAAATAGTGCGCTAGGTTTTCTGGAAGCTTCCGAAAAAATCGAAAGTAGTCAATTTGCTGATAAGTTAGTGCAAGCAACCGCAGATTTAATGACTGCTCATCAACAGTTTGCTAATTCTACTACAGATTTAAACCAATCAACTCAATCTCTAGCTTCTTTAACTCAAGACTTCCAGCGTTCCATGACAACTATGGTTGAGTTAGGAATAAAAATTACTGACTTGAATCAAAAATCTGAGACAATCCTAGAACAAAATCAGCAACGCTTAGTCACCGAACAAGAAAAGTTATCTAACATTCAGGGAGAATTAGTAAAATTAATCGAAACTGTGAAAACCTATCAAGACAGTTTTAACTCCGAGTCGAAACAATTAGGCAATCAACTTATCAATAGTCTCGATGAAAGACTCTCCCAAACCTCCGATAAAATCCTCACTGCTTCCCATGGGATTGAGCGCTCTAGTAATAATCTCGATGTGACTAATGCTAACCTGTCTCAGTTAATTGATACAGTGACAGAGCAACTTACTCAAGTATCTGAGACAATCCTAGAACAAAATCAGCAACGCTTAGTCACCGAACAAGAAAAGTTATCTAACATTCAGGGAGAATTAGTAAAATTAATCGAAACCGTGAAAACCTATCAAGACAGCTTTAACTCCGAGTCGAAACAATTAGGAAACCAACTTATCAATAGTCTCGATGAAAGACTCTCCCAAACCTCCGATAAAATTCTCACTGCTTCCCATGGGATTGAGCGCTCTAGTAATAATCCAGAGGTGACTAATGCTAACTTGTCTCAGTTAATTGATACAGTGACAGAGCAAGTTACTCAAGTCAAGGAAAGCTTACAGTCTGATTTAAACCAATCAACTCAATCTCTAGCTTCTTTAACTCAAGACTTCCAGCGTTCCATGACAACTATGGTTGAGTTAGGAATAAAAATTACTGACTTGAATCAAAAATCTGAGACAATCCTAGAACAAAATCAGCAACGCTTAGTCACCGAACAAGAAAAGTTATCCAACATTCAGGGAGAATTAGTAAAATTAATCGAAACTGTGAAAACCTATCAAGACAGTTTTAACTCCGAGTCGAAACAATTAGGCAATCAACTTATCAATAGTCTCGATGAAAGACTCTCCCAAACCTCCGATAAAATCCTCACTGCTTCCCATGGGATTGAGCGCTCTAGTAATAATCTCGATGTGACTAATGCTAACCTGTCTCAGTTAATTGATACAGTGACAGAGCAACTTACTCAAGTATCTGAGACAATCCTAGAACAAAATCAGCAACGCTTAGTCACCGAACAAGAAAAGTTATCTAACATTCAGGGAGAATTAGTAAAATTAATCGAAACCGTGAAAACCTATCAAGACAGTTTTAACTCCGAGTCGAAACAATTAGGAAACCAACTTATCAATAGTCTCGATGAAAGACTCTCCCAAACCTCCGATAAAATTCTCACTGCTTCCCATGGGATTGAGCGCTCTAGTAATAATCCAGAGGTGACTAATGCTAACTTGTCTCAGTTAATTGATACAGTGACAGAGCAACTTACTCAAGTCAAGGAAAGCTTACAGTCTGAGTTAAACCTTTTAAGCAATAACTTAAGGACGGTAGTTGATGATAAATTAACTAAGAACTCAGAACAATTAAAAGCAGTTTCCCAATCTATTGAGAAAACAGCCAATCAATTTGGCAGCCTTAAATCAGATTTTTCTCAGGTAATTAATTCAGTGAACACCAACACCAGTCAATTAACTGCTAACTTAGAATCTTTGCGAGATAAGTTAGAGAAAGTTATCGCTAAGGAAAATAAATCGAATCAGAAAATGATTGAACACATCTATGGAGAAATTCAAAAATGTTTAGCAGAACTGGAGAAAATTAACGATATGCGTTCTGACTTTTCTAACTTAAAGGATGAGATAGAAGAACTTTTTGAGACAATCCCTAATCCTGCTCAAAAAAATGTTCAGGATGACATTTATAAGTTAAATAAGAAGTTGGAAGAACTTAAAAAACTTTTTGAGACAATCCCTAATCCTACTAAAAAAGATGTTCAGTCTGACTTTTCTAACTTAAAGGATAAGATAGAAAAACTTTGTGAGACAATCCCTAATCCTCCTCAAAAAGATGTTCTGGATGACATTAACACCCTATTTGAATAA
- a CDS encoding OmpA family protein → MSRRTYYRDEDKSVDVYPAFTDLMSNAFMILSLFLLLALFQSYNLISKLEEANRKLQTATPIVIDEKSGKFKFQSGSAELNPALKTYIRQRIIPAIETITKDREIDFIQVIGHTDGQGIQKTSNLDKNIESVASRKQSVKMLVPGSNTDLGLMRALAVVQEIENTGKLKNVKFRAFSAGQLYLPSGNLAAVNRDADASRRRIEIRFIPPGKKQ, encoded by the coding sequence ATGTCTAGACGTACCTACTACCGGGATGAAGATAAATCGGTGGATGTTTATCCCGCATTTACCGATTTAATGTCCAATGCTTTCATGATTCTGAGTTTATTTCTCCTCTTGGCACTTTTTCAGTCCTATAATCTCATCAGCAAACTGGAGGAAGCTAACCGAAAACTGCAAACAGCAACCCCGATAGTTATCGATGAAAAATCAGGAAAATTCAAATTTCAGTCGGGAAGTGCTGAATTAAACCCCGCTTTAAAAACCTATATTCGTCAGCGCATTATTCCCGCTATCGAAACCATTACCAAAGACAGAGAAATCGACTTTATTCAAGTAATTGGACACACCGACGGACAGGGAATACAAAAGACAAGTAATCTCGATAAAAATATCGAATCGGTTGCCAGCAGAAAACAATCTGTTAAAATGCTAGTACCCGGTTCTAACACTGATTTAGGATTAATGCGCGCTTTAGCAGTAGTGCAAGAAATCGAAAACACCGGTAAACTCAAAAACGTCAAATTTCGAGCTTTTTCCGCAGGACAGTTATACCTCCCATCGGGTAACTTAGCTGCGGTTAATCGTGACGCAGATGCAAGCAGACGCAGAATTGAAATCCGTTTTATTCCCCCCGGTAAAAAACAATGA
- a CDS encoding Uma2 family endonuclease, which translates to MIALSNYNNLTPEEYLQFEEKSPIKHEYIDGQIYAMAGTTDTHNIVSGNIYTIIRNHLRGSDCRVYFADLKVRLEKRNHFYYPDIIVTCDDRDRETATYKRFPKLIIEVLSDSTEAFDRGDKFNDYQTLESLEEYVLVNSKHQRVETFRRGEQGLWILQTYQEESFSLQSINLTASFRDLYEDVTLETVNYSVEEIE; encoded by the coding sequence ATGATTGCTCTATCTAACTATAATAATCTCACTCCAGAAGAATATCTTCAGTTTGAAGAAAAAAGTCCCATTAAACACGAGTATATCGATGGGCAAATTTACGCCATGGCAGGGACGACGGATACTCATAATATTGTTTCGGGGAATATATACACAATTATTCGTAATCATTTGCGGGGTTCCGATTGTCGGGTTTATTTTGCCGATTTGAAAGTCAGATTAGAGAAGCGCAATCACTTTTATTATCCCGATATTATTGTCACCTGCGATGACAGAGATAGAGAAACCGCTACCTACAAAAGGTTTCCTAAATTGATTATCGAAGTTCTCTCCGATTCCACAGAAGCTTTTGACAGGGGTGATAAATTTAATGATTATCAAACTCTAGAAAGTTTAGAGGAATATGTCTTAGTCAATAGTAAACACCAACGAGTGGAAACTTTTCGACGGGGTGAACAGGGTTTATGGATTCTGCAAACCTATCAGGAAGAAAGTTTTAGTTTGCAGAGTATTAATCTGACGGCATCTTTTCGGGATTTATACGAGGATGTCACCCTAGAAACGGTTAATTATTCCGTGGAAGAAATAGAATAA
- a CDS encoding long-chain fatty acid--CoA ligase, protein MTTLIDYSNIQSLPEVWSIVAQRFPNIIALHDPHSKPEVILTYRELYQQIQQFAAALQALGVTETENVALFADNSPRWFIADQGSMAAGAANAVRSAQADAEELAYILADSDSQTLIVENNQTLGKLLAKIPELPLKLIVLLTDEDPATGAISVQTLNFKQLMAIGAENTLKPITKSENDLATLIYTSGTTGQPKGVMLSHGNLLHQVRNLNAIFQPDPGDRVLSILPSWHSYERSCEYFSLAQGCTQIYTSIRTFKQDLKQFSPQLMVGVPRLWESLYEGIQKQFSEQSATKQKLVRFLLEKSENYVIAKRIADNLSLDHLHASPGERLKARIQSLLLYPLHAIGDKLVYGKIRQAVGNKVKILVSGGGSLARHLDTFYEIAGIPILVGYGLTETSPVATVRRIDHNLRGSAGRPVFQTEICIVDLHSKEVLPTEKHGLVLIRGPQVMQGYYKKPEATEKAISPDGWFDSGDIGWLTAAGDLVLTGRAKDTIVLSNGENIEPQPIEDACLRSPFISQIMLVGQDQKALGALIVPNLDILANWAQEQKISLNLPDLHSDRSTILSSDLYSKKVLDIYQQELKREVRNRPGYRADDQIKTFELILEPFSQENGMMTQTLKIKRPVVTQRYRDMINEMFAK, encoded by the coding sequence ATGACAACCCTAATTGACTATTCAAATATTCAATCTTTACCCGAAGTTTGGTCAATAGTTGCCCAGCGTTTCCCCAATATTATCGCCCTGCACGATCCCCACAGTAAACCAGAAGTAATTCTCACCTATCGGGAACTTTATCAACAAATTCAGCAATTTGCCGCCGCTTTACAAGCATTAGGAGTCACAGAAACCGAAAATGTCGCTTTATTTGCCGATAATAGTCCCCGGTGGTTTATTGCCGACCAAGGTTCCATGGCAGCCGGGGCCGCCAACGCGGTACGATCTGCTCAAGCAGATGCCGAGGAATTAGCCTACATTCTGGCCGATAGTGACAGTCAGACGCTGATTGTGGAAAATAACCAAACTTTAGGCAAATTGCTGGCAAAAATCCCTGAATTGCCCCTAAAATTAATCGTGCTGCTCACCGACGAAGACCCCGCTACTGGGGCGATTTCCGTGCAGACCTTAAATTTCAAGCAACTAATGGCGATCGGGGCTGAGAACACCCTTAAACCCATCACCAAGAGCGAAAATGATCTGGCTACCCTCATCTACACATCGGGAACGACGGGACAACCCAAAGGGGTGATGTTAAGTCACGGTAATCTCCTGCATCAGGTACGCAACTTAAATGCTATCTTTCAACCGGATCCCGGCGATCGAGTTTTAAGTATACTACCCTCATGGCACTCCTACGAGCGCAGTTGTGAGTATTTCAGTCTAGCTCAAGGTTGCACCCAGATTTACACCAGTATTCGCACTTTTAAGCAGGATTTAAAGCAATTTAGTCCGCAATTAATGGTGGGAGTTCCCCGTCTTTGGGAATCTCTTTACGAGGGTATCCAAAAGCAATTTAGCGAACAATCGGCCACAAAACAGAAATTAGTGCGATTTTTGCTAGAAAAGTCGGAAAATTACGTTATTGCTAAACGTATCGCTGATAATCTCAGTCTAGATCATCTTCACGCTTCCCCCGGAGAAAGACTAAAAGCAAGAATTCAATCCCTCTTACTCTATCCCCTCCATGCCATCGGTGATAAGCTAGTTTATGGCAAAATTCGCCAAGCAGTGGGAAATAAAGTTAAAATCTTGGTTAGTGGCGGTGGTTCCTTAGCCAGACATCTAGATACTTTCTATGAGATTGCGGGAATCCCGATTTTAGTTGGTTATGGACTGACAGAAACTTCTCCCGTCGCTACCGTCCGTCGTATCGATCATAACCTGCGCGGGTCTGCCGGTCGTCCCGTCTTTCAGACAGAAATCTGTATTGTCGATTTACACAGCAAAGAAGTCTTACCCACAGAAAAACACGGTTTAGTCTTGATTCGTGGTCCGCAGGTGATGCAGGGATACTATAAAAAACCCGAAGCAACCGAAAAAGCGATTTCTCCCGATGGTTGGTTTGATAGCGGTGATATTGGTTGGTTAACCGCTGCCGGGGATTTAGTTTTAACCGGACGGGCCAAAGATACAATTGTTTTGAGCAATGGTGAAAATATCGAACCGCAACCGATTGAAGATGCTTGTTTACGCAGTCCCTTTATCTCCCAAATCATGCTAGTGGGACAGGATCAAAAAGCTTTGGGGGCTTTGATCGTGCCTAATCTTGATATACTGGCCAATTGGGCCCAAGAACAGAAAATATCCTTAAATTTACCCGATCTTCACAGCGATCGCTCAACGATTCTTTCTAGCGATCTCTACAGCAAAAAAGTCTTAGATATCTACCAACAAGAATTAAAGCGCGAGGTAAGAAATCGGCCCGGTTATCGTGCCGATGACCAGATTAAAACCTTTGAGTTAATTTTAGAGCCTTTTTCCCAAGAAAACGGCATGATGACCCAAACTTTAAAGATTAAACGACCGGTAGTAACGCAACGCTATCGCGATATGATTAACGAGATGTTTGCCAAGTAA
- a CDS encoding YlqD family protein, translating to MDDAQTSLLLKRPVTIKVIVTPRWKEEAQQQLQAQMVQIDAQIQQLESQGQRAIAEIQRQSLIPLPPAAAQQIDNIQIQVNQQKSEFLEQKNQYLQQLQQVQLLELNQEVAQAQLESFFRVEKGDNLVAKMNVELVLRDGIVEEIRGEI from the coding sequence ATGGATGACGCACAAACCAGTTTATTACTGAAGCGCCCGGTGACAATTAAAGTCATCGTGACTCCGCGCTGGAAAGAAGAAGCACAACAGCAATTACAAGCACAAATGGTTCAAATTGATGCACAAATTCAACAATTAGAAAGCCAAGGACAAAGAGCGATCGCCGAAATTCAGCGCCAGAGTCTGATCCCCTTACCCCCCGCGGCTGCCCAACAGATTGATAATATTCAAATCCAAGTCAATCAACAGAAAAGTGAGTTTCTCGAACAAAAAAACCAGTATCTGCAACAATTGCAACAGGTACAACTCTTGGAACTCAATCAAGAAGTCGCCCAAGCACAACTAGAAAGCTTTTTCCGCGTCGAAAAAGGCGATAACTTAGTGGCAAAAATGAATGTGGAACTCGTCCTTAGAGATGGCATCGTCGAAGAGATTCGCGGCGAAATTTAA